The DNA sequence TCGTCGAAGACACCCCGCGAGTTGGTCAGGACGACGTCGCTCTCCGCAAGCCCCGGGAACAGCACGGGGTCGACGCCGGCGCTGGCGATGTGCAGCCACCGCAGCCGGTCGGCCGCATGCCAAGCGCCCGGCACGGCCGTCGAGAGGAAGTCGTAGACGAACAGCGCGTCCGCGCCGGACAGCGCTTCGGGCAACCCGGCCGCGTCCGTGTAACGCACGACCGCCCCGGATTCGACTGCACGCATGTCCGGTGGACGGTGCTCGCCGCAGAGCACGGTCAGGACGGGAGTTTCCCGGTTTTCCGAGGCGATCACGTTGACACGGTAAAAGCGGCTCGTATGATTGTCAACAATCCGAGGAACGACCCCCGGAGCACCGGACGTGTCATCAAGTTCAGACGTATTCCGGAGGCTGAGCCTTGGATTTCGACTTCCTGGCGTTCGAAGGCCCGCTGGCGCAACGCGGCATCGGGGTGATCGCCCCCTTCGACCTCGCCCTCGAGCGCGAGCTCTGGCGGTGGGTGCCGATGGAGGTGTCGCTGCACCTCGCCCGCACGCCGTACGAGCCCGTGCCGGTCAGCATGGAGATGGCGCGCCTCGTCAGCGACAGCCACCACCTGGCCAGCGCCACCCGCGACGTGCTGCACGTCGAGCCCGAGGTCGTCGCTTACCTCTGCACGTCGGGCAGCTTCGTCAACGGCGTCGACTACGAACGCTCCCTGACCAAGGCGATCTGCGACGCCGGCGCGCCGGACGCCGTCACCACCTCGGGCGCGCTGGCCGAGGTGCTGCACCAGCTCGACCTGCACCGGGTCTCGGTGCTCACCCCGTACGACGCCGACCTGACCCGGGCGCTGCACGACTTCCTCGGCGAGCTGAACGTCGAGACCGTCGCCAGCGATCACCTCGGGCTGGGCGGCGGGATCTGGAAGGTCAGCTACCGGACCATCGCCGAGCGCATCCTCGCCGCAGACCACGGCGAAGCCGAGGCGATCTTCGTCAGCTGCACCAACCTCCCCACCTACGACCTGATCGAGCCGCTTGAGACCGCGCTCGGCAAACCGGTGCTCACGGCCAACCAGCTGACCATGTGGGCGTGCCTGCGCCGCATGAACCTGCCCATCGTCGGCCCCGGGAAGTGGCTTCGTGACGTGTCGTGAAGGGTTTCCTTGACCATCCCTCTAGGATTGTCGACAATTTGCGTCTCTCCGGAGGTTCCGTGACCACCATCGGCTTCATCTACCCCGACCACGCGGCCGAAGACGACTACCCGCTCGCCGAGCAGCTGCTCGGCGGGATGGCCGCCGACGAAGGCGATATCCGGCTCGCGGTCGAGCACATCTACGGCACCGACAAGCACGCGGTCGCCGAGTTGCTGGACCTCGGCAGCGAGACCCGCCTCGCCGACGGTGCCGCCCTGCTCAAGAAGCACGAACCCGACGCGGTCATCTG is a window from the Amycolatopsis sp. NBC_00355 genome containing:
- a CDS encoding maleate cis-trans isomerase family protein; translation: MDFDFLAFEGPLAQRGIGVIAPFDLALERELWRWVPMEVSLHLARTPYEPVPVSMEMARLVSDSHHLASATRDVLHVEPEVVAYLCTSGSFVNGVDYERSLTKAICDAGAPDAVTTSGALAEVLHQLDLHRVSVLTPYDADLTRALHDFLGELNVETVASDHLGLGGGIWKVSYRTIAERILAADHGEAEAIFVSCTNLPTYDLIEPLETALGKPVLTANQLTMWACLRRMNLPIVGPGKWLRDVS